A single window of Macadamia integrifolia cultivar HAES 741 unplaced genomic scaffold, SCU_Mint_v3 scaffold1275, whole genome shotgun sequence DNA harbors:
- the LOC122063266 gene encoding growth hormone-regulated TBC protein 1-like, translated as MYGTQTTRDISHEFQHQMPYLRPSIHTRRANIIVKFQDLYGFTVEGNVDDVNILNEVREKVRQQGRVWWALEASKGANWYLQPQISSNTEGIAVSSLKLSILTNTIALKKLIRKGIPPVLRPKVWFSVSGAAKKRSTVPESYYEDLTNAVDGKVTPATRQIDQDLPRTFPGHPWLDTPEGHAALRRVLVGYSFRDSCVGYCQGLNYVAALLLLVMKTEEDAFWMLAVLLENVLVNDCYTDNLSGCHVEQRVFKDLLAKKCPRIAAHLDALGFDVSLVTTEWFLCLFSKTLPSETTMRVWDVLFNEGAKVIFHVALALFKMKEEEMLMAHQVSDVIDIIQRTTHHLFDPDDLLTVAFDKIGSMTTNAITKQRKKQEPAVMAALDQRLRRLNSLKMEDK; from the exons ATGTATGGAACTCAAACCACAAGAGACATCTCCCATGAATTTCAGCACCAAATGCCGTATTTGAGACCCAGCATCCACACCAGAAGAGCAAATATCATTGTCAAATTCCAAGATCTTTATGGGTTTACCGTGGAAGGGAATGTAGACGATGTGAACATTTTGAACGAGGTGAGAGAGAAGGTGAGACAGCAGGGCCGTGTGTGGTGGGCTTTGGAAGCAAGCAAAGGCGCAAATTGGTATCTGCAGCCTCAGATTTCTTCTAATACGGAAGGCATTGCTGTGTCCTCCCTTAAGTTATCAATCCTCACCAATACAATTGCCTTGAAGAAGCTCATAAGGAAGGGAATCCCACCTGTACTACGACCTAAGGTCTGGTTTTCTGTGTCTGGAGCGGCCAAAAAACGATCAACAGTGCCTGAGAGCTATTATGAAGATTTGACCAATGCTGTTGATGGGAAAGTCACACCTGCTACAAGGCAGATCGATCAA GATCTACCACGAACTTTCCCTGGTCATCCATGGTTAGACACTCCAGAGGGTCATGCAGCTCTGCGACGTGTCCTTGTTGGCTATTCTTTCCGGGATTCTTGTGTTGGATACTGTCAG GGTTTAAATTATGTGGCGGCATTGTTGTTGCTAGTGATGAAAACCGAAGAAGATGCATTCTGGATGCTTGCTGTCCTTTTGGAAAATGTCCTAGTTAATGACTGTTACACTGATAATTTGTCAGGATGCCATGTTGAGCAAAGGGTTTTCAAAGACTTGCTTGCTAAGAAGTGCCCAAG GATAGCTGCACATTTGGATGCTTTGGGTTTTGATGTCTCTCTTGTCACCACCGAGTGGTTCTTATGTCTCTTCTCTAAGACCTTGCCTTCAGAG ACAACCATGCGAGTGTGGGATGTCCTTTTCAATGAAGGGGCAAAAGTAATCTTTCATGTCGCCTTGGCTTTATTCAAg atgaaggaagaagagatgctAATGGCCCATCAAGTCAGTGATGTAATCGATATCATTCAGAGAACAACCCACCATCTTTTTGATCCTGATGATTTGTTGACA GTGGCTTTCGATAAGATTGGTTCCATGACAACCAACGCTATAACTAAGCAAAGGAAAAAGCAGGAACCAGCAGTCATGGCAGCACTCGATCAAAGATTGAGACGGTTAAATTCTCTAAAGATGGAGGACAAATAA
- the LOC122063267 gene encoding 60S ribosomal protein L9 — translation MKTILSSDTMDIPEGVKIKVKAKMIEVEGPRGKLTRNFKHLNLDFQLIKDESGKQKLKIEAWFGSRKTTAAIRTAISHVQNLIKGVTKGYRYKMRFVYAHFPINASITNGNKSIEIRNFLGEKKVRKVDMLEGVSIVRSEKVKDELVLDGNDIELVSRSAALINQKCHVKNKDIRKFLDGIYVSEKGAMAEDE, via the exons ATGAAGACAATCCTGTCGTCGGATACCATGGACATCCCTGAGGGGGTGAAGATCAAGGTGAAGGCTAAGATGATCGAGGTGGAAGGTCCTCGAGGAAAGCTCACCAGGAACTTCAAGCATCTCAACTTGGACTTCCAACTCATCAAGGATGAATCAGGCAAGCAGAAGCTTAAGATTGAAGCTTGGTTCGGATCAAGGAAGACCACCGCTGCGATCCGGACGGCCATTAGCCATGTCCAGAATCTCATCAAGGGTGTCACCAAGGGTTACCGCTACAAGATGAGGTTCGTATATGCTCACTTCCCTATCAACGCCAGCATCACCAACGGCAACAAGAGCATCGAGATTCGTAACTTCCTTGGTGAGAAGAAG GTGCGGAAGGTGGATATGCTTGAAGGAGTGTCTATTGTTCGCTCTGAGAAGGTCAAGGATGAACTTGTATTGGATGGGAATGATATTGAACTTGTCTCCCGGTCAGCTGCTTTAATAAATCAg AAATGCCATGTTAAGAACAAAGATATAAGAAAGTTCCTGGATGGTATTTATGTGAGCGAGAAGGGTGCAATGGCTGAAGATGAGTGA
- the LOC122063259 gene encoding 60S ribosomal protein L9 — MKTILSSDTMDIPEGVKIKVKAKMIEVEGPRGKLTRNFKHLNLDFQLIKDESGKQKLKIEAWFGSRKTTAAIRTAISHVQNLIKGVTKGYRYKMRFVYAHFPINASITNGNKSIEIRNFLGEKKVRKVDMLEGVSIVRSEKVKDELVLDGNDIELVSRSAALINQKCHVKNKDIRKFLDGIYVSEKGAMAEDE, encoded by the exons ATGAAGACAATCCTGTCGTCGGATACCATGGACATCCCTGAGGGGGTGAAGATCAAGGTGAAGGCTAAGATGATCGAGGTGGAAGGTCCTCGAGGAAAGCTCACCAGGAACTTCAAGCATCTCAACTTGGACTTCCAACTCATCAAGGATGAATCAGGCAAGCAGAAGCTTAAGATTGAAGCTTGGTTCGGATCAAGGAAGACCACCGCTGCGATCCGGACGGCCATTAGCCATGTCCAGAATCTCATCAAGGGTGTCACCAAGGGTTACCGCTACAAGATGAGGTTCGTATATGCTCACTTCCCTATCAACGCCAGCATCACCAACGGCAACAAGAGCATCGAGATTCGTAACTTCCTTGGTGAGAAGAAG GTGCGGAAGGTGGATATGCTTGAAGGAGTGTCTATTGTTCGCTCTGAGAAGGTTAAGGATGAACTTGTATTGGATGGGAATGATATTGAACTTGTCTCCCGGTCAGCTGCTTTAATAAATCAg AAATGCCATGTTAAGAACAAAGATATAAGAAAGTTTCTAGATGGTATTTATGTGAGCGAGAAGGGTGCAATGGCTGAAGATGAGTGA